A genomic window from Silene latifolia isolate original U9 population chromosome 11, ASM4854445v1, whole genome shotgun sequence includes:
- the LOC141613218 gene encoding uncharacterized protein LOC141613218, with the protein MRKPELSGRMVKWPVHLSGYDLKFEPRTAIKSQALADFVSDFSPTLQEQAASEILTLSEVKGEQAVQCEFKPMNNEAEYEALILGLQLALEMKINHIKVYSDSQLIVNHVNNVYTARDPKMVAYLEVEKEIKLRFASFHIQQIPRDQNVEADALATLGAAFTPGAVGTIPYIHVMKPAIHQNEQQNASKAATTQWAYEVGILCTTTPREENDDWLKPYISCLRDEVLPPDQKDARSFKMKSSRFVLMDGILFRKSLAGPYLRCLSIQEAQAVMCDIHNGDCGNLE; encoded by the exons ATGAGGAAACCCGAACTGTCAGGGAGAATGGTTAAGTGGCCTGTCCACCTAAGTGGGTACGACCTGAAATTTGAACCCCGAACAGCCATAAAATCCCAAGCCCTAGctgactttgtgtcagactttaGCCCCACCCTTCAAGAACAAGCCGCCAGTGAAATCTTGACCCTAAGTGAGGTTAAAGGGGAGCAG GCAGTACAGTGTGAGTTCAAACCAATGAATAACGAGGCTGAGTACGAGGCCCTAATCTTAGGACTCCAGTTAGCCTTAGAAATGAAAATAAACCACATCAAAGTGTACAGTGACTCCCAACTGATTGTGAACCACGTGAATAACGTGTACACAGCCAGGGATCCTAAAATGGTAGCCTACCTGGAAGTGGAAAAGGAGATCAAACTCCGCTTTGCCTCCTTCCACATCCAGCAGATACCTAGGGATCAGAATGTTGAAGCGGATGCTCTCGCCACCCTGGGAGCAGCCTTCACTCCAGGGGCAGTGGGTACTATACCATACATACATGTCATGAAACCTGCCATACATCAGAATGAACAGCAGAACGCCAGTAAGGCTGCCACTACCCAGTGGGCATACGAAGTAGGGATACTGTGTACTACCACACCCCGGGAGGAAAATGACGATTGGCTTAAGCCTTACATTAGTTGTCTACGCGATGAGGTATTACCACCTGACCAGAAAGACGCTAGGAGCTTCAAAATGAAGTCCTCCAGATTCGTACTCATGGATGGTATCCTATTTAGGAAGTCCTTGGCAGGACCCTATCTGAGGTGCCTGAGCATACAGGAGGCACAGGCAGTGATGTGTGATATCCACAATGGTGATTGTGGAAATCTGGAGTAA